The genomic DNA CAAGATTGCTTGCTTGCCGCCCGCTTTCTGGCCAACCTCGCCACACGGCAATATGACGACGGCGTGCTGCTTGGTCTGCTCCGTTCTCCGCTGATCGGCCTCACGGCGGACCTCTGTTATCGATTAGTCCACCTCTCCGGGCCCGCAGCGCCGCAGACGGATGGCCTGCCGCCATTGCATCGCGCTGCGTTCAGCCATCCGCCCCTCGCCGCGCTGTTTCAATATTGGCAGCAGCGGCTCCCGCACTGCACGGTCGCGGAAATGTTGCAGACCCTCATCGCATCGACCGCCTACGACGCCGTGCTCGCGGAACTGGATCCGACCGGGCAAGCATCCGCCAACCTCGAGCGACTCTGTACGTTAGCGGAATGCGCGCCGGATACGCAGGCACTCGATCTCGCCGCGTTCGTGGCCGCCATGCAAGACCTCACCGTCCGCGAGGCTGGGCTCGCAGATCAACCCGTGCAATTGGCGGGCGACGACGCCGTGCAATTGCTGACGATCCACGCAGCGAAGGGGAACGAGTTTCGCGTCGTCTTTCTGCTCGACTGCGCGGCGAAACGAAGCCCGCAGTTTGCCGATTGGGGCTTCCTTCCCGGCATCGGTCTAGCACTACGCACCCGACCACCGCTCGGGACGGCCACGAAAAAAATCACTCCCGATCCCACCGACCCGTGGACCGCGCTCAACTTGGTAAATACCACGGCCGAGATACAAGAACGGGATCGGCTCCTCTATGTCGCCCTCACCCGCGCTGCGGAGCGAATCATCCTGCCACTCGGTCCCGCGCCGGAACCAGACACAGAGACCGACAATGCCGTCCCAAACTGGCCCACCCGCCTCACGCACGCATGCGAGGCGCTGGGGATTGCACCCCGAACCATCGTTATTGCGACTGCCGAGCATACAGAGGAGGACGCAGCGGCGGCGAAGATGCCATCCCAGCGGCTGACACCGGTGGAAGACCTGGCTCAGAGTGAAGCAGCAGCGCGCGCGCTCCTGCATCTGACCGTCACGGAACTCGAAGTATTGGCACGCTGTCCGCAGGAATATTATTTGAAGTATCGGTTGGGACTCCCGGGAACACTCGCATGGCCGGAGCCGACGGGATTGCACGAGCCGCTGCGGGGCGAAGTGGTGCATGCCGTGATCGCGCGGGCGGCGCAGGAGCCGATGCGCACGCTTGCGGAGATCACGCGCGAAGAGCTGCGCTTGCGCGGCGTCGATCCATCACTTGTGCACCATCGCGAACTACAGCATTTGCTGCAGCATTTCACACAAACAACGACCGCACAGCAGGGCGGCGCAGCAGAAGCGGCCTGGCACGAACTCCCGTTTCATTTGCGACTTACCACGACGCCGTCGGCCATCATCAGCGGCACGATCGATCTGCTGCAACTCCGTTCGGATGGTTGGGAGATCGTCGATTACAAAACGGATCGCATTGCAACGGCCGCGGAGGCGGAAATACATGCGACACGGTACGCGCTGCAAATGGCCGTATACGCCCTTGCCGCGCACGAGGCCGGGCATCGGTCACTCCATCGCACGACACTGCACTTTTTGAATACGAATACGAAGATCTCGGCCCCCATCACCGCAGCGTCCCTCGCCGCGACGCGGGAACAATTACAAACGCTCGTGCAGCAAATCGCGGCCGAGGATTTTACCCTCGCGACCGCCGCACCACCGCCGTGCGCCACCTGCGTTTATGGTCGCAATCGCCTGTGCGCGCATGCGGCGCAAGCACTGCAACTCGACCGCCGGTGATGCGTGATGCCTAAAATAAGACATTGCGTTATTTGCGACGCATGCAATATCATCGAGTTCTATGGGTGAAGTACGAGCCATTTGCCAATTAGCCAAGGTCGGTCATCAAGGCGCGACGATTGAAGTGGATGCCCTGGTGGACACCGGAGCTGTGATGGTGTTGCTGCCGGAAGACCTCGTCGATGCGCTTGGTCTGGAGCGTAACGGGAAGGTAGTGGTTGCGCTGGCCAACGATCAGAAGATTGAACTCCCGGTAGCCCTCCCGCTCTCGCTCAGCATCGGAAATCGTTCCATGGTAACCGACTGCCTCGTCGGCCCCCCCCAATGCGAAGCACTGATCGGACAGATTGTGCTCGAGCGACTGGATCTGATTGTCGACCCGCTGAAGAAGATCCTTATTTCCCGTCCCGAGTCACCCTATCTTCCATCATTGAAGATGAAGTAACCGATCGCTACCGGGCAAGCTGCCAACGCGCGCGGGTGAGGACGAACTGGAGGCCTTTGGCCCCTTGGGCGATCCCACCATCGGGACCGATGGTCGGGTCGGGAATATATTTGCGGCGCTTCAACAGACCGTGCGCGGAAACTTGCTTGCCGTGCAGCTCCGCCGGCCACTCGGAAAGGCCGTCGATGTAAATCACTTCACCTTGCGCCAATACGATGATCGCGCCCGCTTTACTGTCGCGCGCCACACCGCGAACGGTCGTTTGCCGCCCCACTTCGTGCGCGAGATCGATCTGCTGCGGATTCTCGGGCGGCGCGGAGACCGACAGCGCCGCTGCGTCGAACGTGGGCATCGCGAGGCCGGCGATGGCGAGCAACACTATACGGAAAGACCACTGGATGAGTCGCAGCATGGTGACAAAATTACACCCAGCCCCCTGCGGACGCAACTTTTTTGCGCAACACAAGAAAAGTGACTGGTGACTGGTGACTCGTGGCTGGTGGCTGGGGATCGGACCACGAGTCACCAGCCACGAGCCACCAGTCACCGCTTTTCCTCGCCCTCCAACTCCTGCAGCAGCGTCTCCGCCGGGGTGAACGCAGGCGAATTCGCCACCGCGTGGCGCAGTAACTGGATGGCGCTTTCCGGATCGCCGTGTTGCAGATGCGCGAGGGCGGCTTCATAGAGCACGACCGGGACGTACGGATATTGCCGCAGTACCGACTCCCAGAGCGCAATCGTCGGAGCGGCGGCGTCGTGATGGGTCAACACGCTCGCGTACAAGTACAACGGATCAAAGGCGCCGGGGGCCAATCGATGCGCCGTGCGCGCCCACACCAGTCGTGTCGCCTCCGTTGACGCATGGATCGCCCGCTGCACGGCATAGAGCGAGGCGTGATGCGCCATGAGCAACACGCTCGCCGACAGCGTGATTATCAATGCCATCGGACGCCACCAACGCCAAGCACCAACCACGGTCGCCTCAACAGTCGCTCGATGTCCGCGCCACACGAGTACGACACAGAACGCGGCGAGCAAACGGGACAGGGGATACGCATAGTTTGTGCTCCACAACCAACTCCAGATCACGAGGCCGCAACCCAAAAGACCGGCCAGCAGCGCAGCCGTTTCCGCAGCCGTGGTGACGCGTGTCAGCGATCGACAGCCACGCCAGAGCAACATCCCCCACCAGAGACAAAAACAGGAGAGTCCGATCAGCCCCACTTCCATCGCCTGATGCAGCCATTCCTGATGCGGATGCATGTACCACGTCGTCGCATTCGACAAATAGTCCGGGTCGCGACGATGCGCAAATTCCGGATAGACGAAGCGAAAACTCCCGATTCCCCAGCCGAGCAACGGTCGCGCCGCGATGATATTGGTGGTCGTTTCGTAAGTGTGCCAACGGTTGGACGTGACGTCATCAAGAAGACCGCGCCAATCGGCATGCGGCGGCGGCACAAACATGCGCGTCATCCGACTCACGACCGACTCCGCATGTCCTCGCACACTCGGCGGATGCCAGATGAGCAGCACCGCACCGAACAGGCACGCCGCGACACTCCAACGCAGCACACGACGCCGCGCCGCAGGCCATCGCCACCAGCAACACGCGAGCGCGGCGACGACGGCGAGGCACAGACCGGTAAAGCTCGTCCGATTGCCGGAGAACAACACGCCAAAGAGGAGCGTAACGCAGGCCGCACCCCACCACACCTTCCATCTCCGCGTCGCGCGCCACAGCCCGTATCCCGCGAGCGGGAGGTGCATGGCCATCAGGTCGCCGTAATAACTGACATGGCCGATCGGCCAGAGAAAGACCTCGCGTTGTGCCGACCAAATGGGGAGGAGATACGCATGCACCGCACTCAATGCCGCGATCATGGCGACGTTGGCGACACTCCACGCCGCCACTCGCCACTGCGCCGCCGAGGACCATTGCGCAAAGGCCCATGCCAGACCGATCCAAAGCCAGCACCGCGCCGCCTCGAGGAGACCTTCGTACCACGGGCCCGACCGCCAAACGAGCGGCAGCAGTGCAACGGTGGCATAGAGCCCGATCACGCCGTGCCAGACATCCCAGCGCAGCGACACGCGAGCCCGTTGCCACAGCGCGCGACACACGAGCAAACTTGCACCGAGATAAAAAAGTCCGTTTTTCCAATCGTCGAACGGGCGCGGCCAGGCACGCACCCAAGTCCAGAGCAACGCACTCCACCAGAGGGCGAGCAGTGTCGCAGGCAACAGTGACAACACGGTTCACCCCCGCAGATGATACGCATGGGCGATCGCAACGGCGAGCGCGTCGGCGGCATCGGGCGACGGCGGCTCCGGGAGGGCCAATAACTTCGTCACCATATATTGGACTTGCTCTTTGGTCGCCGCACCATTGCCCACGACGCTCTGTTTGACCGTCCGCGTACTGTATTCGGTAATCGTCAGGTTACTTTGTGCCGCGACGAGAAGCGCAATCCCACGCGCTTGACCCAAGTGGAGTGCGCTGCGGACGTTCTTCGCGACGAAGACTTCCTCGATCGCCAGCGCATCCGGCGAAAATTGCGCCACGCATGCGCGGAGCGCGTCGTAAATGTGGGCTAAGCGGGCGGGATATGTCGCCACAGTGCGGGGACGGATCACGCCGTTGTCGATGTGACGCAGCCGGTTTCCCTGCCGCTCCACCACGCCATATCCCGTGATCACACTCCCCGGATCGATGCCGATGATACGCATGCGGAGCCCCAAGAGACACCAGAGGCCACCCTCCAGCCGCACAGCGGCGTTGAGGGGGAGGCTCCATCCCCCGCCAGAGGCGGGTCCGCCTTTGGCGGAGGCTTTGCCGGTGGAGGGGGCTTTGCCTGCCCCTGTTACGACGCTAATTGTTCCATTAACGCGTCGTCGATGTCGAAATTGGCGTAGACGTTTTGGACGTCGTCGTGATCTTCGAGCGCTTCCATCAGTTTCAACATCCGCTCCGCGTCGTGGCCTTCCAACCGGAGCGTCGTCGAAGCCTCCAGTCGCAGTTCGGCCGACGTCGGCGTGAGCCCCGCCGCCTTGCAGGCCTCTTGGACCGGATGAAAATGGGCCGTGTCGGTCACGACTTCGAACGCATCGCCGGCATCACGCAGATCTTCAGCGCCCGCGCCGATCGCCGTTTCCATCAGCTGTTCTTCCGTTACCTTGACCTTCTCGAACGCGAGCACGCCACGCCGCGTGAACATCCAGCCGACGCAATTGGTTTCGCCCAAATTGCCGCCGTGTTTCATAAAACAGTGCCGAATATCCGCGACGGTCCGATTCCGATTGTCGGTGACGACTTCGAGCATCAGCGCCGCGCCGCCCGGGCCGTAGCCTTCAAACGTGATTTCTTCATAGGTCACGCCTTCGAGTTCCCCGGTCCCGCGTTTGATCGCGCGCGTGACGTTGTCTTGCGGCATATTGGCCGCCTTGGCCTTTTCCAACACGGTGCGCAACCGCGGATTCCCGCCCGGATCGCCGCCGCCGTCGCGCGCCGCGATCGTCAGTTCTTTAATGATCTTGGAAAAGAGTTTGCCGCGCTTCGCATCCGCCGCGCCCTTCTTCCGTTTAATCGTCGCCCACTTGGAATGACCGGACATAATCCCTCCCACCTTCGAACCTCGAAACCCCGAACCTCCCTGACAAGGGCCCCCTCTCGCACACCTGGCAACGCTTGTCAGCGAGAAAACGCCGCCCCTGTTATCTAATAATGGGGACCTGCCCACTTTCGCGCTTGACGCCACTACTGTAGCGACCTAGTGGACCGCCCATGTCCCACGCGCTCCCCGGCCAGACCTATCCCGGCGGCGTCGCCTACGACACCATCGACGCGATCTACAGTAAGTATCATTACAACTGCCCCCCCGACACCGCCCCCGCCGAAGGCGGGTCCGCCTCTGGCGGAGACTGCCTCGCCACCTGGGCCCATCATCCGCCGGCGTGTTTGAATTATTGAGGACCGCCCATGCCGCAGTCCAATCCGCCGATGCGAATGCCACAATCCGGAAAGTGGAACACTTACATGGCTCACAAACCCGGTCACGGCACGAAAAATCAAGCAG from Deltaproteobacteria bacterium includes the following:
- a CDS encoding retroviral-like aspartic protease family protein, whose translation is MGEVRAICQLAKVGHQGATIEVDALVDTGAVMVLLPEDLVDALGLERNGKVVVALANDQKIELPVALPLSLSIGNRSMVTDCLVGPPQCEALIGQIVLERLDLIVDPLKKILISRPESPYLPSLKMK
- a CDS encoding O-antigen ligase family protein — its product is MLSLLPATLLALWWSALLWTWVRAWPRPFDDWKNGLFYLGASLLVCRALWQRARVSLRWDVWHGVIGLYATVALLPLVWRSGPWYEGLLEAARCWLWIGLAWAFAQWSSAAQWRVAAWSVANVAMIAALSAVHAYLLPIWSAQREVFLWPIGHVSYYGDLMAMHLPLAGYGLWRATRRWKVWWGAACVTLLFGVLFSGNRTSFTGLCLAVVAALACCWWRWPAARRRVLRWSVAACLFGAVLLIWHPPSVRGHAESVVSRMTRMFVPPPHADWRGLLDDVTSNRWHTYETTTNIIAARPLLGWGIGSFRFVYPEFAHRRDPDYLSNATTWYMHPHQEWLHQAMEVGLIGLSCFCLWWGMLLWRGCRSLTRVTTAAETAALLAGLLGCGLVIWSWLWSTNYAYPLSRLLAAFCVVLVWRGHRATVEATVVGAWRWWRPMALIITLSASVLLMAHHASLYAVQRAIHASTEATRLVWARTAHRLAPGAFDPLYLYASVLTHHDAAAPTIALWESVLRQYPYVPVVLYEAALAHLQHGDPESAIQLLRHAVANSPAFTPAETLLQELEGEEKR
- a CDS encoding YebC/PmpR family DNA-binding transcriptional regulator yields the protein MSGHSKWATIKRKKGAADAKRGKLFSKIIKELTIAARDGGGDPGGNPRLRTVLEKAKAANMPQDNVTRAIKRGTGELEGVTYEEITFEGYGPGGAALMLEVVTDNRNRTVADIRHCFMKHGGNLGETNCVGWMFTRRGVLAFEKVKVTEEQLMETAIGAGAEDLRDAGDAFEVVTDTAHFHPVQEACKAAGLTPTSAELRLEASTTLRLEGHDAERMLKLMEALEDHDDVQNVYANFDIDDALMEQLAS
- the ruvC gene encoding crossover junction endodeoxyribonuclease RuvC, which produces MRIIGIDPGSVITGYGVVERQGNRLRHIDNGVIRPRTVATYPARLAHIYDALRACVAQFSPDALAIEEVFVAKNVRSALHLGQARGIALLVAAQSNLTITEYSTRTVKQSVVGNGAATKEQVQYMVTKLLALPEPPSPDAADALAVAIAHAYHLRG
- a CDS encoding ATP-dependent helicase, whose translation is MTVTLTAAQRRAIETVDRSIGIIAGAGAGKTRVLVERCAYLLAHTDTQLAQILAITFTERAAAELRARLSERLPADLRLTLQATAITTFHGFCARVLREHAPRLGVSPRFRLLEATEAQQRLRGTIETTVLDELSAGNEAIRQLVTEWEFRGVCNGLQQLVNDRWNVTQWMAASPQPPLPNTAAVLEAFTRCDAAYADAKRAQQVVDFHDLEIFALRIFDTHPEILSDYQRRFRHLLIDEVQDTNPIQMALLQRLFTPPDNLLCIVGDPKQSIYRFRGAEVRCFHAMLDVITTSGGAVVHLRENFRSRAGVIRFINAACPDIPAGEQLIAATGTPTEGAVEWLAVPLAAKASSAERRQTEAAAVAARIAELVVNEGVRYGDIACLFPTHLGVEPVVDALRTAGIPFHRYQGRGFLQRREVQDCLLAARFLANLATRQYDDGVLLGLLRSPLIGLTADLCYRLVHLSGPAAPQTDGLPPLHRAAFSHPPLAALFQYWQQRLPHCTVAEMLQTLIASTAYDAVLAELDPTGQASANLERLCTLAECAPDTQALDLAAFVAAMQDLTVREAGLADQPVQLAGDDAVQLLTIHAAKGNEFRVVFLLDCAAKRSPQFADWGFLPGIGLALRTRPPLGTATKKITPDPTDPWTALNLVNTTAEIQERDRLLYVALTRAAERIILPLGPAPEPDTETDNAVPNWPTRLTHACEALGIAPRTIVIATAEHTEEDAAAAKMPSQRLTPVEDLAQSEAAARALLHLTVTELEVLARCPQEYYLKYRLGLPGTLAWPEPTGLHEPLRGEVVHAVIARAAQEPMRTLAEITREELRLRGVDPSLVHHRELQHLLQHFTQTTTAQQGGAAEAAWHELPFHLRLTTTPSAIISGTIDLLQLRSDGWEIVDYKTDRIATAAEAEIHATRYALQMAVYALAAHEAGHRSLHRTTLHFLNTNTKISAPITAASLAATREQLQTLVQQIAAEDFTLATAAPPPCATCVYGRNRLCAHAAQALQLDRR